GGTACAGGATATaaaatggaatcaaacatccttaacaTGGCaggatcctcggactagagattgtgatctagaagtccggaagattatacatcttcaagagctagctaacagattgccagattcctttgctgacccaaatagagtaaccaagtcatacataccagctgcaaatgcaccaataagaCTTGATGTCCGTGATGGACATAATCAGGCTGCTACTACGTCTAAACCACaattgaaacgtggtagaccagtaGGTTCCAAAGACAAAGAAGTTCGGAAAAGAAAGAGTGCAAAGAAATCCGACAAAGTGGAAACTCTAGACATGGAAAAGGAAACTCATGTACCACCAAAAGATACTTGGGACGCTAAGAATCAAGGTAATGAAGTTCCTgacaataatgagatctcaataaattatgtcatgtctggaaggaaatggaacagaaaacatGTCGACATGAGTGATATATTTGCTTATAATGTAGCAGTCGAATTGATGGATAataaggatctagaacccacatcTATACTAGAATGTATGCAACGACCAGATTGGttgaaatggaaagaagccattaatgtggagttagaatcactgAAAAAGAGAGGAGTGTTTGGACAGATCATCCGGACACCTCACAACataaaaccagtgggatacaaatgggtttttgtgaaaaagaaatgagaaaggagaagttgtgagatataaagcacgacttgttgcacaaggattctcacaaagaccaggaatagattatgaggaaacttattcccctgtggtggatgctacgacCTTAAGATTTCTAATAAGTCTGGCTGTAAGAGAAGGTCTtgatatgcggttaatggatgttgtaactgcctacttatatggtccactggataatgagatatacatgaaaattccagatggtattgaattgaaaaacaaagagagttctcgagaacaacattgtatcagattgaacaagtctctttatggattaaagcaatcaggtcgaatgtggtacaatagactgtCCGAATATCTCCTGAAAGAAGGATACAAAAACGACCAGATCTGCCCATGcatattcataaagaagttcAATAAGGGTTTGTAATCATTgcagtatatgtagatgatttaaatatcctaggaacctctggagaaatttcccaaactgttgaatatctcaagaaagaattcgagatgaaagatcttggaaaaacaaagttttgtttgggattgcaacttgagtatatgaaagatggaattcttgtgcatcaaaaggcatatacagaaaaagtactcaaaagatttaatatggaccagtctcacccattgactagccccatggtcgtgagaagTCTTGGTCCGGACACTGACCCATttggtccgaagaagaaaaatgaggaagtccttggtcccgaagtgccttatctcagtgccataggagctctgATGTATTTAGCTGGCcacacacgaccagacatcAGCTTTGCTGTGAACTTACTTTCTAGGTTCAGCtcctgtccgacccaaaggcactggaacgggattaaacatatacttcgttacctacaaggaacgaaagacttgggtcttaTGTTTACTAACAAATCTAAGGAAGATTTAGTtggttttgctgatgcaggttatctctCTGATCCACATTATGCTAGATCTCAGACTGGTTATGTTTTTACACACGGTGGGACAGCTATATCCTGGCGGTCCATGAAGCAGACCATGGCAGCCACATCCTCTAACCACGCAGAAATATTAGCCATGCATGAAGCCAGCCGTGAGAGTGTATGGATGAGATCCATGACACAGCATATTCGTACCACTTGTGGTATGATCAAAGGAAAGGATCCACCGACCATCCTATACGAGGATAACACAGCATGCATCGCACAGCTTAAGGATGGATACATTAAAGGAGATAGGACGAAACATATTCttcctaagttcttctttacacACGAGCTTCAGAAGGCAGGAGAGGTCCAAGTATTGCAAGTCCGTTCGAGTGAGaattcagccgacctcttcaccaagtcactaccaacctcaacgttcaagaagctcaTATGGAAGATAGGCATGCGTCGACTGAAGGATCTTCGGTGATgcattcatcagggggagttcatgtgttgtactctttttcctgtcttgttttccctttaccacattgggttttgggtttgtcaagagaggttttaatgaggcaacatcaaAAGCATGAATGAACCTtgaccggatgtgtcgatcaagggggagtgttataaaccatttagtgatcgacccatttatcagcccgtgtagcaagacgggccaagcccatccgcaggatcatactggcgcctatctactcttgtgtttatctacattatagttggtgtttatcttacgtattgctagtcattatctagttaagAATAAGTACGATCTAATGTCGATCCAGTACTTAGACCAtcattaccatatgtatataaagaccagttggtcgacctaataataCACAGAAGTTCCTCTCTTCATTCACAACAAGTAAATTCAAaagtaaaagaaattaaataaaaaggtgaaaaggagaagagagaaaaaaaaatgtgaaataaaactcataataaaataaaagaggaaagaaaagaaaactcatAATAAAATCATACAACTCTCGTAAAATCTAGAGTaattaatgtactttttctacAGTGAAATAATAAAACTCTTATAAAATCTATCttatagtaaataaaataaataatgaaaattgatattctatttgattaataattttgtaGTTTAACTTACAGAAGAAACATAAAAGGAAAATGTCTTAAATGTCACGAAAATCTGCATCTAATTAATCGTGTTTCTCGTGTTGTAGGGTTAGTTAAAGGATTATTCCTTGTTAGTCCAACACTCCAACTGATGACAAAAGAAAGTACATAAGTTATTTTCTACAAAGATTCTGATCTATTCCGTATACAAATCACTTTTGTATAAAAATTGTCTTTTTATGGTAAAAACAGACCTGCCGTCACAAACTCGCtgaataaacaaattatatatgcaataaaaaaataggaaaCATATTCGATTATTTGTTTGTTGATTAATCGAAAAGTAATCATGTTCCTAAGTCAGTGTTCATGGAAGAGATGATGGATTTGATTGATACTCTCGCTGTCTTGTCAAATCTAttacaagagagagagagagaggaggacagagagggagaagagagagagagagagagagagagagagagagagagagagagagagagagagacaacaaCCGTAACAGTATTTAAACTTCTTTTCTTGTCTCTAATTTTCACATTCTCATCTCTCtcattaaacaaataaaaaaaaacgaagaagacgaaAGAGTTATCTCAaatctatctctctctatctcacTAGGTTAGCATCGTTTGCATCCCAAATAACTCTTTAGCTTCGgattcctctctctctctctctcgaactCAGCATTATTCAgctgatactttttttttggcgTGTTTCATCTTCTAGCATTTCGGATCATACGTGTTTGAAAGGATCAGATCGAAGATGTCGGACGTTTCCGGTGACGGAGATGCAACGGCGTCGATCACGCAACCGGCTTCGTCGTATCCGTCACTGAAGGTTTCGGCGTCATACAAGGAGAGCGGCGGAGGAAAAAGCTCCTCCAAGCGTAGGCCAGTTAAGCTGAGCTTAGACGACGCAGCGGCTGAGAATGAGTTCATCACTCAGCTTCATGGCTCGGATCCAGTGAAGGTGGAGCTTAATCGACTAGAGAATGAAGTTAGAGgttcgaaaaaaaaataaaaaatgcttGCTCGATCCGTCGATTCGATTCTGATATTTTTGATGCATGATTTGATTTAATAAATGCAGATAAGGATCGAGAGTTAGGGGAAGCACACGCTGAGATCAAAGCGTTAAGGTTGTctgagagacagagagagaaagCTGTTGAAGAGGTTTTCTCTTCTTGTctgattttctattttttgacTTTGTCTTGTCTTCGTTTGAAATTctaaaagtttttctttttcaatttcaCATATAGCAAATATTAAGAGAAGTCCCCATCTTTtctcaatttgtttttgttcagcTAATCAATAATGGTTGTTGCTAAGTTACTCATCTGAGTGCAGTCACTTTTATTTCTTCCTTTCACCACATAgtctatgttttattttgttagttGAAAAATTCATTTATCATGACATGGTCCAGGTGCATTTATCCCAAGTGGGGGTACTAGGTACTACTTACTAGTTTTTAATCAATCATGACATCATGTGTCTGTTCTTgacttttatgttttaaaaatgtcAAAGAAATTTGCAGACAGGATACAGTCTCTTTCTTTGTCCAAGTAGTTTCAAGTAGTGAGTTTTTCATGCTTTTCCTGGATTGACTTtttcgactttttttttttactattagcTTACTGAGGAGCTCGCTAAGTTGGATGAGAAGCTCAAGTTGACAGAATCAATCCTCCAAAGCAAAGTATTTCTCATAATTCCTCCTTagcttggtttttttttttattctgataCAAATATGATATTAACTGTATTGCAGAATCTAGAAATCAAGAAAATCAACGAGGAGAAGAAAGCCTCAATGGCTGCTCAATTTGCTGCTGAAGCCACCTTAAGACGGGTCCATGCTGCACAAAAGGACGATGACATGCCTCCAATTGAAGCCATCCTTGTTCCTTTAGAAGCTGAACTTAAGCTTGCACGATCTGAGGTATTTTCTACAATTGCTTCCTTTCttattgaaaattaatcaaGTCACTCGTGAACTGCTTGTTACTGCATAGATTGGGAAGCTTCAAGAAGATAACAGGGCTTTTGATCGTCTGACTAAATCAAAGGAAGCTGCCTTACTTGATGCTGAGAGGACCATTGAAGGTGCCCTTGCAAAAGCAGCCTTGGTTGATGATCTTCAAAACAAGAACCAGGAGTTAATGAAACAAATAGAAATCTGTCAGGTTCTCTCTAGTTACCATCTTATTCTTTTGTATGTACTTTAAACACACTAGAGATGAGATCTACCCCATCACATGTCAGTCATCTACCAACAATCTGATTGAATATCTATCTTATGTCCAGgaagaaaacaagattttaGACAAAATGCATAGGCAGAAGGTTGCTGATGTGGAAAAGCTCACTCAGACAGTAAGAGAGCTGGAAGAGGCTGTTCTTGCAGGTGGTTCTGCTGCAAATGCCGTGAGGGATTACGAGCGAAAATTCCAAGAGATGAATGTAAACTAACCACACTTCACAAGACTGCCACAAGGTCTCTAGTTTTTCTTGCCACTAACTTCTTAATGAATTCAATTCTTGCTGTGTTTTTTTCAGGAAGAGAGGAAAACTCTTGACAGGGAGCTTGCACGTGCAAAGGTTACAGCAAACAGAGTTGCAACGGTGGTAGCAAATGAGTGGAAAGATGGTAATGATAAAGTGATGCCTGTGAAGCAATGGCTTGAAGAAAGAAGGTTTCTACAGGTTTAAATTTAGATATGATGTCCCCTCTCCTAGACTTTCAGGATGCAACAGTGAGAACAATATCAACATTCTCAGCTCTTGATTCTCTACTCTTTGCAGGGAGAAATGCAGCAACTTCGCGATAAGCTTGCCATAACAGACCGAGCTGCTAAATCCGAAGCACAGTTAAAGGTAATGGATCTTACGTACTTAGtgttggaatgaaaaactttataaggatggagaaaatgtttaagtgtttgaagagaaataagctttgtgaagaagaaagattttatAACTTAGAAGATGACTCTTATTATTACTTGAAAGTTTGTTACAAACTTGATTATTTCTTGGTGATACAAAATGAAAGGGGAGTGGAAgtatttatagcctccaaaatacaaaatatcttacatattttaatcataaatctagagaattctaccataatatctaagattttttattataattatctagataattctatgagaatatctagatttttattctaaGGAGGTGGAGGATGATTCTAGATATTGGACTAAGTTTGGACTAAAATGATTAGTGAATTATTAGCCCAAAAtgtgatccaaatcaagtttaacttTCAACACCCCCTattaaacttgatttggttactCCTAGCAAACTCCTCATCTTGATAAAGTCGTCTCGCTTGAGtggcttggtgaagatatcagctacttGATCATTTGTCTTCACATACTCTAACTGCACATCCATCTTGGTAACACATTCTCTAATGTAGTGATAACGAGTATTGATGTGCTTACTCCGATCATGGAAGACTGGATTCTTCGCCAATGCTATTGCCGACTTGTTATCCACAAAGATCTTTGTTGGCTCCTCTTGTGGTAGGCTCAACTCCTTTTAGCAAGTTTCGTAACCAAATTGCATGGCAAACACATGAAGTAGCTGTCACATACTCCGCTTCACAAGTAAAAAGAGTGACAATTGGTTGCTTCTTTGACATCCATGTGAAAGCGGTTTCTCCAATGAAAAACACAAAGCCACTTGTgcttttccggtcatctacgtCTCCACCCCAATCACTATCGCTATATCCAACAAGCTTGTAATCGTCAGAAATAGAGTAATACAAGCCAAAGTTGATTGTACCTTTGATATAGCGTAGGATCCTCTTGGCTGCCTTGAAATGAGTTGTTGTTGGATGCTCCATGTATCGACTCACAACTCCAACTGCGTGTAGGATGTCGGGCCTTGTGCACGTTAGatatcgtaagcttccaaccaaactcttaaagagtgttggatccacactctctccttcttcttcctttgataacttgactccacattccattggcgtgcaaactggatttgagtcatccatcttgaacttcttaagcacctctttagcatagccttcttgagtaatgaagattccattttcttcttgctttactTCAATGCCAAGGTAGTATGACATCAATCCAATGTCGGTCATCTCGAACtcctttgtcatctccatcttgAAATCTTCAAACATAATCGGATTGTTGCCAGTGAATATTaagtcatcaacatataagcatgcaatcaatatatcattgttttgagttttgatataaaGTGCATGCTCATATGGACACTTGATGAAGTATTTCTCCTTGAAGTACTTATCAATCCGAGTGTTCCATGCTCTTGGtgcttgctttaatccataaagcGCCTTCTTTAGCCTTaagactttgtcttcttctcttttaaCTATGTAGCCTTGTGGTTGCTCAATGTAGACTTCTTTCTCAAGGTTTCCATTTAAGAAGGCTGATTTGacatccatttgatgtatcCTCCAACTCTTTTGGGCTGCCAATGAAATGATTAGTCTAACCGTTTCTAAGCGAGCAACTGGAGCAAATACCTCATCATAGTCGATCCCGGCTCTTTGACTATAACCTTTTGCCACCAATCTTGCCTTGTACCTTTCAACTTCTCCTTTAGAGTTCTTCTTTGCCTTGTACACCCACTTCACACCAATTGCCTTGTGTCCATTTGGAAGTGAAGCTAActcccatgtatcattcttttgaaTCGACTTGATTTCCTCATCCATTGCACTTCTCCATGACTTCTTTTCTTGGGCTTCTTCAAAGTTCATAGGCTCGCAATCCGCAAATAGACAGAATAGAGTAAGACTGTCTTGATTTTCGGTTACCTCGTAGATGTCTTGTAGACTTCTAAAACGTGGAGTCCTTTCACTTGAGCTTTCATCTCCTTGAAAACTTGTTGTTGGTGAAGTTGGTGGTGTAGCTGGCTCATCTCTCTGTTGCTccacattctcttcttcaaagTATGGAAAGAAGTTGTAGTCTTCATTATTTGATCTCCAATCCCATTCTCTTTCTTCGTCAAAGATGACATTCCGACTAATGattgtcttctttgtttcagGATTGTAAAGCTTATAGCCTTTGGAGTTAGCGTCATACCCAATAAAGATGTACTTCTCACTTTTATCATCTAGTTTGCTCCGCTTCTCGTCTGGAACATGAGCGTGCGCAATGCTTCCAAAGGCTCTTAGGTGTGAGACTCCAGGCTTCCTTCCGCTCCAAGCTTCTTgtggtgtcttttctaaaacactctttgttggagaacggtttgatatataaaccgcacaagcAACTGCTTCTGCCCACAACTCCTTTGGTAGCTTCTTACTCTTGAGCATGCCTCTTGCCATATCAAGTATTGTCCTATTCTTTCTTTCCGCTACTCCATTTTGTGAGGGGTTCTTGGCACCGTCAACTGTCTCCGGATGCCATTATCTTCACAATATTTCAGAAACTCTTTGGACATAGATTCTCCTCCTCGATCTGATCTCATGGACTTGATCTTAAGACTACTTTCCTTCTCAACATGGACtttgaactttttgaaattttcaaacacttctgatttttgtttcaaaaagtaaacccatgtttttcttgaaaagtcatcAATAAAGAAAAGGAAGTAGTTACTCTTACCAAGTGAACTTGGTTTGATCGGGCCACATACATCTGTATGTATGAGTTCTAGTGGCTTTCTTGCTCTTGTCTCTGACTCCTTTGGAAAACTCATCTTGAATTGCTTTCCAAGTAAGCAACCTTCACACACTTGATTTGGATGATTGATGCAAGGTAATCCTTTCACCATTTCTTTCTTGGAAAGTAGCTCTATGCTTCCAAAGTTGAGATGCCCAAATCGAAGATGCCA
The window above is part of the Brassica napus cultivar Da-Ae chromosome C3, Da-Ae, whole genome shotgun sequence genome. Proteins encoded here:
- the LOC106401933 gene encoding microtubule-associated protein 70-2 isoform X1, which translates into the protein MSDVSGDGDATASITQPASSYPSLKVSASYKESGGGKSSSKRRPVKLSLDDAAAENEFITQLHGSDPVKVELNRLENEVRDKDRELGEAHAEIKALRLSERQREKAVEELTEELAKLDEKLKLTESILQSKNLEIKKINEEKKASMAAQFAAEATLRRVHAAQKDDDMPPIEAILVPLEAELKLARSEIGKLQEDNRAFDRLTKSKEAALLDAERTIEGALAKAALVDDLQNKNQELMKQIEICQEENKILDKMHRQKVADVEKLTQTVRELEEAVLAGGSAANAVRDYERKFQEMNEERKTLDRELARAKVTANRVATVVANEWKDGNDKVMPVKQWLEERRFLQGEMQQLRDKLAITDRAAKSEAQLKEKFQLRLKVLEEALKGTSSSSIRNTSETRTMRSGPSRRQSLGGSENLQKFPSNGALSKKAPASQMRHSLSINSTSMLKNSKGTSKSFDGGTRSLDRGKALLNGPGNYSFNKASDESKEPEPATGWKDSSEEKTQSENTQAASEDSVPGVLYDLLQKEVVSLRKASHEKDQSLKDKDDAIEMLAKKVETLTKAMEVEAKKMRREVAAMRVEKDQDNRAKRFSNIKSSSNTA
- the LOC106401933 gene encoding microtubule-associated protein 70-2 isoform X2, giving the protein MSDVSGDGDATASITQPASSYPSLKVSASYKESGGGKSSSKRRPVKLSLDDAAAENEFITQLHGSDPVKVELNRLENEVRDKDRELGEAHAEIKALRLSERQREKAVEELTEELAKLDEKLKLTESILQSKNLEIKKINEEKKASMAAQFAAEATLRRVHAAQKDDDMPPIEAILVPLEAELKLARSEIGKLQEDNRAFDRLTKSKEAALLDAERTIEGALAKAALVDDLQNKNQELMKQIEICQEENKILDKMHRQKVADVEKLTQTVRELEEAVLAGGSAANAVRDYERKFQEMNEERKTLDRELARAKVTANRVATVVANEWKDGNDKVMPVKQWLEERRFLQGEMQQLRDKLAITDRAAKSEAQLKEKFQLRLKVLEEALKGTSSSSIRNTSETRTMRSGPSRRQSLGGSENLQKFPSNGALSKKAPASQMRHSLSINSTSMLKNSKGTSKSFDGGTRSLDRGKALLNGPGNYSFNKASDESKEPEPATGWKDSSEEKTQSENTQAASEDSVPGVLYDLLQKEVVSLRKASHEKDQSLKDKDDAIEMLAKKVETLTKAMEVEAKKMRREVAAMRVEKDQDNRAKRAAGRSG